The following coding sequences lie in one Synechococcus sp. PCC 7336 genomic window:
- a CDS encoding Ig-like domain-containing protein — MPFSGSPLNAAPAPLASGLALDDELPSGSLLEQASLEGGLNLSRSRAGGTVGEGALVTESEPLTPLEEELFEPEVPGSVSRPRRYFPSSSGGGTGSSADQQRRLLEEAANSFDLLTGSETDSQLLGTSTDGELLVASSSLATLAEAAAAPVFAVVAEGRVTVNGSGDFDGNPLSLSDDARIYAGDGFDFQQTPILQVQLDGGGNPVVNAAGQLVLVENAVAVAADYSVATVLDNPYANLLPPAVVGPLTVSVPTFAALRANELAARLPAGATPIDFNPNQTPINTVAEFEANFPSGGTLENPTYVRVANGSLTIPDGVTIRNAVIVVESGAITFNGNHQSLDNVLLLSEQRAIDLGNAQLTDSSALAGSNVRMGSGARFSGQTLLANGNASSILNVNGATASTTAEDFLTVVAQGQLTFNGVTDTRAQLVAGGNVSFNSPAMLVGSVQAKGNITFNESITAIADSQIDTFAPVVTAGLANDTGAGSGDGVTNDPTISGQVTDDRAVAGLVARFANGVNPEFVDVLPNVQADGSFSFTTDQLASIYGGLLPDGSLTLQLMAQDSSGNVSEPLDLTFALDTAVPGVGTPQLLAGSDSGISGGDAITNADPLEFAVAAEVGSSIQLLVDGQPVAQEIATDVATVFAIAQLAEGDRAVTATATDLAGNASTSGSLTVAVDRQAPQVTVESIADGSEIAEGARLQGSVAETGSAIASLSYQFEGLATVEVPVNPDGGFDAAISLAGLVEGAQTLTLRASDLAGNATVATFVVTVVLVGDEDTTAPDLIAELAIDTGVSDSDSITAEVAIAGTVADDRELVALRAQIQTFQTFGEPIAGVDLIGEVQADGSFSLDRQLLEFVFGQPLETDVYFLELDAEDASGNIANFSLSFFLDLDSPDTQLALAPASDSGILGDRITGADMITLQGQTEVGAEVQLLETGARAIADSAGQFQFANLALALGNNDFTIQTVDRAGNVSLVIQSITRINEPVSITELSPANGDERVSLTREAIVRFSGPVDAASVNSDTFKVFALGEEVSGRIVVSSTGEFARFYPDQPWSESTQVRLQIDGDGIIGQNGVAIDADGDGVAGGQRTAEFSTLPLTRIPGTDVFGYVFDSSNPNADGSDRAVVGATIRVDAFPGLTAVTDENGFFLLEDVPAPELFVHIDGSTATSAPAGTTYATVGKSFQSLPGQATQLNRRGEVFDIFLPTLADGDIQALSATEETQVGFGDAGKSQLQRLFPEIDPAVWDLTQVLFLPGSAQDDFGNAATQATIIPVDPSRLPAPLPATLNPQLVISIQAGGATNFDVPAQVQFPNLEGLAPGEKSLIWSFDHDAGIWRVVGTGTVSDDGLMVVSDPGVGILAPGWHFVQVGTTAAGEECTSTQCVIIQGNRGDIVEIDLNLAIPPGGTAADWTIDPSFDQFPAVFSNALADRLDGSLAIDPTSGDIIGLNGQSFDNSGVFYFIPGAGIPSLDPANNFNVRTVGPDTYRTTFSAELTDPNGGISTPEGILEIQIEDGYSPFTISGLVGAGQANDNALDIYRVQHRLNYFDFPGYNQTEITVDGSSSGVFANEPFIQAIELFQAAIEPSGLGAPTDLLDIPGPSFPPSVVDGIVGQNTLDWLNAENAPFWLRIDDSLVGRTTQGQVPLEPIGDERFATSWTQQILNLAARERPDLTRTVGASNDPRQFQIGVTSLTEFPDVLPTEHGEHQAGHDIDFPIEDAINTIPVITAASPFTQAQVDQALAGLSTASNLADIQTALQAPVMLPSGMTIVLLPSVEQQNLILDIAAIAHVAGPSFDEVLIGSLASDYQRMRQVLTALGINQRNFSGHRDHIHISLTPPTLIPINTNAPIVNVALPLASSVLPEELPISTEVGFGSVDYLYYRFELSNGFELSGRSNTVGEFIEILPPDVDYILTAYHAAENRTGIYTGTANASGALTDLGLLVREEFGGVDTDADGIPDIGEFAIGTDSGNIDTDGDGISDAAELEQGLDPLDGVAYPTGLVARLPVLGDANAVIVEGETSGGQTAYVATDEGLAIVDVSPFVNPIMQGRLNLFRKRAVDVSVDPTLQIAVLATTDGLVLVDVSDPLLPSIRDTLSINATQVEVFDGIVYATAGQDLVSIDLNTGEELQRLRLPGFGTVTGLAREGTELYIHNSSQFSIVDISDENAPQVLGNIGGLNGLGIFAADGVAYLGGRGLRTIDVSDPTNPTEIADPTTPFISRNFALNGSGLALVASEALGFGIYDVSDPIVTDNFLFGFDTPGSVQDIAIASGVAFVADGAGDFQVYNYLPLDAGGQAPEITIEIDISQILEGETFPVSVSVSDDVQVRNVELLIDGEVVRNDVSFPFDLFGIAPRFDGTNDTFTVQVRVTDTGGNSALSELLVVQLVEDVTLPEIVNSDTPNGTAAQGSPRSIQIDFSEALDASTVNRNTFRLIDEAGNVVDPSDFQLRNGDRTVRITFTLLVSGNYQFVIDADAVTDRAGNPLGVSDRVETIQLAPDTVAPQIQSITPADGDIIGQTDTIQVVFSEAINPNSFALENFRLVNSTSIVLTPLNFESRDAFTILNITYEKLPFDSYQFTINASAVTDEVDLPLGDEDVVTAFLIDDVFDYGGFD, encoded by the coding sequence ATGCCTTTTTCTGGTTCGCCCCTAAATGCCGCGCCAGCGCCGCTCGCCTCTGGCCTCGCGCTCGACGACGAATTGCCCAGCGGCTCTCTGTTAGAACAGGCCAGTTTAGAAGGTGGTTTGAACCTGTCTCGCTCTCGTGCGGGCGGAACTGTGGGTGAAGGTGCTCTTGTCACTGAATCGGAACCCTTAACCCCGCTGGAGGAAGAGCTGTTCGAGCCTGAAGTTCCTGGCTCGGTTTCTCGACCTCGACGTTATTTCCCCTCCTCTTCTGGAGGCGGCACGGGCTCGTCTGCCGACCAGCAGCGACGACTGTTGGAGGAGGCCGCTAACTCGTTCGACCTGCTCACGGGCAGCGAGACAGACTCTCAACTGCTGGGGACAAGCACAGATGGCGAGCTGTTAGTCGCGAGTAGTAGTTTGGCGACCCTGGCAGAAGCGGCAGCAGCCCCCGTCTTTGCGGTGGTGGCAGAAGGTCGCGTCACGGTGAACGGCAGTGGCGATTTTGATGGCAATCCGCTATCTCTCTCGGACGATGCCCGCATCTATGCCGGAGATGGGTTTGACTTCCAGCAAACCCCGATTCTGCAGGTGCAGTTAGACGGTGGAGGCAATCCCGTCGTCAACGCAGCTGGCCAACTGGTATTGGTGGAGAATGCCGTCGCCGTCGCCGCAGACTATTCGGTGGCAACGGTTTTAGACAATCCCTATGCCAATTTGCTGCCCCCTGCGGTGGTGGGGCCGCTGACCGTTTCAGTTCCGACGTTTGCCGCTCTCCGCGCCAACGAGCTGGCGGCCAGACTCCCGGCAGGTGCCACTCCGATTGACTTCAATCCCAATCAAACCCCCATCAACACCGTCGCCGAATTCGAGGCCAATTTCCCCAGTGGCGGCACGCTGGAGAATCCCACCTACGTCAGAGTGGCGAACGGCAGTTTGACGATTCCCGATGGGGTCACGATTCGCAATGCAGTCATTGTGGTGGAGAGTGGCGCGATTACCTTCAACGGCAACCATCAGAGTCTCGACAATGTGCTGCTGCTCTCGGAACAGAGGGCGATCGATCTGGGCAACGCTCAACTGACTGACAGCTCAGCTCTGGCGGGAAGTAACGTGCGCATGGGCAGTGGGGCTCGCTTTAGCGGGCAGACACTGCTGGCCAATGGCAATGCCAGTAGCATTCTCAATGTTAATGGGGCCACCGCTTCTACGACGGCAGAGGATTTCTTGACGGTGGTGGCCCAAGGGCAATTGACTTTCAATGGGGTGACGGATACGCGCGCTCAGTTGGTGGCGGGGGGGAATGTCTCGTTTAACAGCCCCGCGATGTTGGTGGGCTCGGTGCAGGCGAAGGGGAATATCACCTTCAACGAGAGCATTACGGCGATCGCCGATTCTCAAATAGATACGTTCGCTCCTGTGGTGACGGCTGGGTTAGCCAACGATACGGGAGCTGGCAGTGGGGATGGAGTTACCAACGACCCCACCATTAGCGGTCAGGTGACCGACGACCGAGCAGTAGCCGGGTTGGTGGCCCGGTTTGCCAATGGGGTCAATCCCGAGTTTGTGGATGTGCTGCCTAATGTGCAGGCGGATGGCAGCTTTAGCTTCACGACCGACCAACTGGCGAGCATTTATGGCGGCCTGTTGCCCGATGGAAGTTTAACGCTTCAGTTGATGGCACAGGATAGCTCGGGCAATGTGTCGGAGCCATTGGACTTAACGTTTGCACTCGATACGGCTGTGCCTGGAGTAGGGACGCCTCAATTACTCGCAGGCAGTGACAGCGGGATTAGTGGTGGCGATGCAATTACCAATGCTGACCCGCTAGAGTTTGCCGTCGCAGCGGAGGTGGGCAGTAGCATTCAACTGTTGGTGGACGGGCAGCCCGTTGCTCAAGAGATCGCCACCGATGTAGCCACAGTATTTGCGATCGCGCAGTTGGCGGAGGGCGATCGCGCAGTCACAGCAACGGCAACCGATCTGGCGGGTAATGCCAGTACTTCTGGTTCACTCACAGTTGCAGTGGATCGCCAAGCGCCTCAGGTGACGGTAGAGAGTATTGCTGACGGGAGCGAGATTGCTGAGGGGGCTAGGTTACAGGGGAGCGTGGCTGAAACGGGCTCGGCGATCGCCAGTTTGAGCTATCAGTTTGAGGGGCTTGCTACGGTTGAGGTGCCGGTGAATCCCGATGGTGGTTTCGATGCGGCAATTAGCTTGGCTGGCTTGGTGGAGGGTGCTCAAACCCTGACACTCAGAGCGAGCGATCTGGCGGGGAACGCAACGGTTGCGACCTTTGTCGTGACGGTGGTGTTAGTGGGGGATGAAGATACCACGGCTCCAGATCTGATTGCCGAACTCGCGATCGATACCGGTGTGAGCGATTCCGATTCGATTACTGCGGAGGTGGCGATCGCTGGAACTGTCGCGGATGACCGGGAGCTTGTCGCTCTCCGAGCCCAAATTCAAACGTTTCAAACCTTTGGCGAACCGATTGCAGGGGTCGATCTGATTGGCGAAGTCCAGGCAGATGGCAGTTTTAGCTTGGATCGACAGTTGCTGGAGTTTGTCTTCGGCCAACCCCTAGAAACAGATGTTTATTTTCTAGAGTTAGACGCAGAAGATGCGAGTGGCAATATTGCCAACTTCAGTCTGAGCTTCTTTCTAGATCTCGATTCTCCCGACACTCAGCTAGCCCTCGCTCCTGCTTCTGATTCCGGCATTCTTGGCGACCGGATTACAGGCGCAGACATGATTACTCTCCAGGGACAGACGGAGGTGGGGGCTGAAGTTCAACTCTTAGAGACTGGAGCTAGGGCAATTGCTGACAGTGCGGGGCAGTTCCAGTTTGCGAATCTCGCTTTAGCTTTGGGGAACAACGACTTCACGATTCAGACGGTCGATCGCGCAGGAAATGTCAGCCTTGTCATCCAAAGTATCACCCGTATCAACGAGCCTGTCAGCATTACAGAACTTTCTCCTGCGAATGGGGACGAACGGGTGAGTTTGACGCGAGAGGCGATCGTTCGATTTTCGGGGCCGGTGGATGCTGCGAGTGTGAACTCAGACACGTTTAAAGTGTTTGCTTTGGGGGAAGAGGTGTCCGGTCGGATTGTGGTGAGTTCTACTGGAGAGTTTGCGCGGTTCTATCCAGACCAGCCTTGGAGCGAGAGCACTCAAGTGCGCCTGCAAATCGACGGCGATGGCATTATTGGTCAAAATGGGGTGGCGATCGATGCGGATGGCGATGGGGTGGCTGGCGGGCAGCGGACGGCTGAGTTTTCAACCTTACCCCTGACGCGCATTCCCGGTACGGATGTGTTTGGCTATGTGTTCGATTCATCTAATCCCAATGCGGATGGTAGCGATCGAGCGGTGGTGGGGGCTACCATTCGCGTGGATGCGTTCCCCGGTTTAACGGCAGTGACGGATGAGAATGGCTTCTTCCTACTGGAGGATGTTCCTGCCCCAGAGTTGTTCGTGCATATTGACGGCAGCACGGCGACGAGTGCCCCTGCAGGCACGACTTACGCGACGGTTGGGAAGTCGTTCCAAAGTTTGCCGGGACAGGCAACTCAGCTCAATCGTCGGGGAGAAGTCTTCGATATTTTCCTCCCCACTCTGGCTGATGGCGACATTCAAGCATTGTCGGCCACGGAAGAGACGCAGGTGGGATTTGGGGATGCTGGGAAGTCTCAGTTGCAGCGACTTTTCCCAGAGATCGATCCTGCTGTTTGGGATCTGACTCAGGTCTTGTTTTTACCGGGCTCGGCTCAAGATGACTTTGGCAATGCTGCCACTCAAGCGACCATTATCCCGGTCGATCCCAGTCGTCTGCCTGCACCCTTGCCTGCTACGCTCAATCCGCAGTTGGTGATTTCGATTCAGGCAGGGGGAGCGACGAATTTCGACGTTCCGGCTCAGGTCCAGTTCCCCAATTTGGAAGGATTGGCACCGGGAGAGAAGAGTCTGATTTGGTCGTTCGATCACGATGCTGGCATTTGGCGGGTCGTTGGTACTGGGACGGTGAGTGATGACGGGCTGATGGTGGTGTCCGATCCAGGGGTAGGCATCTTGGCACCGGGGTGGCATTTCGTTCAAGTGGGTACTACCGCTGCGGGAGAAGAATGTACCTCGACTCAATGTGTCATCATCCAAGGCAATCGGGGGGATATTGTTGAAATCGACCTAAACTTAGCGATTCCTCCGGGAGGAACTGCTGCCGATTGGACAATCGATCCGTCGTTCGATCAATTTCCAGCAGTATTCTCTAATGCATTAGCCGATCGCTTAGACGGTAGTTTGGCGATCGACCCTACTAGCGGCGACATTATCGGATTGAATGGACAGTCTTTTGATAATTCTGGAGTCTTTTACTTTATCCCTGGAGCAGGTATTCCAAGTCTCGATCCTGCTAATAATTTTAATGTTCGGACAGTGGGACCTGACACCTATCGAACGACATTTAGCGCGGAATTGACCGATCCCAACGGAGGGATATCGACACCAGAAGGCATTCTGGAGATTCAGATAGAAGATGGCTACAGCCCGTTTACGATTTCGGGTCTTGTTGGTGCAGGGCAAGCTAACGATAATGCCCTCGATATTTACCGCGTCCAGCACAGGCTGAATTATTTTGACTTTCCTGGGTATAACCAAACTGAAATCACGGTTGATGGTAGCTCTTCTGGAGTATTCGCAAATGAGCCCTTTATCCAAGCGATCGAACTCTTCCAAGCAGCTATCGAACCTAGTGGCCTAGGTGCTCCAACCGACTTATTAGATATACCAGGTCCTTCTTTTCCTCCTAGCGTCGTTGATGGCATTGTCGGACAAAATACGCTAGATTGGCTAAATGCTGAAAATGCCCCATTCTGGCTAAGAATTGATGACTCACTTGTCGGTAGAACAACCCAGGGTCAAGTTCCCCTTGAACCTATTGGGGATGAAAGGTTTGCGACTAGCTGGACTCAGCAAATACTTAATCTCGCAGCTAGGGAGAGGCCCGATTTGACAAGAACTGTTGGAGCATCTAACGATCCTCGCCAGTTTCAAATCGGAGTTACTTCCCTGACTGAATTTCCCGATGTTTTACCTACAGAACATGGGGAGCATCAAGCAGGGCATGACATTGATTTTCCAATTGAAGATGCAATTAACACTATTCCTGTCATCACTGCTGCCAGCCCGTTTACGCAAGCTCAAGTCGATCAGGCGCTAGCAGGTCTCTCTACAGCCAGTAACTTAGCTGATATACAGACTGCACTACAAGCGCCTGTAATGTTGCCCTCTGGTATGACAATTGTTTTATTGCCCAGTGTCGAGCAGCAAAATCTTATCCTAGACATTGCAGCTATTGCTCATGTGGCTGGTCCGTCATTTGACGAAGTTCTTATCGGAAGTCTCGCTTCAGACTACCAGCGAATGCGACAAGTTTTGACGGCTTTAGGTATTAATCAGAGAAATTTTTCTGGCCATCGAGATCATATCCATATCAGTCTCACTCCTCCAACATTAATACCGATAAATACCAATGCGCCTATTGTGAATGTGGCCCTACCTTTGGCATCTTCAGTATTACCTGAAGAACTTCCTATCTCTACTGAAGTGGGATTTGGTAGCGTAGATTATCTCTATTATCGTTTCGAACTATCCAATGGATTTGAACTGTCTGGACGTTCGAATACCGTGGGCGAATTTATAGAAATTCTTCCTCCTGATGTTGATTACATACTTACAGCTTACCATGCTGCCGAGAATCGTACTGGCATCTATACCGGAACAGCTAATGCAAGCGGTGCTTTGACAGATTTAGGTTTGCTAGTCCGAGAGGAATTTGGCGGTGTTGATACAGATGCGGATGGCATTCCAGATATTGGGGAATTTGCGATTGGCACTGATTCCGGGAATATCGATACCGATGGCGATGGTATCAGCGATGCTGCTGAACTCGAACAAGGATTGGATCCCTTAGATGGCGTTGCCTATCCCACTGGATTAGTCGCTCGCTTGCCTGTGCTTGGCGATGCTAATGCCGTCATTGTTGAAGGCGAGACATCTGGCGGGCAAACTGCTTATGTCGCCACCGATGAGGGACTAGCGATTGTAGATGTTTCGCCATTTGTCAATCCGATTATGCAGGGCCGTTTGAATCTGTTCCGTAAGCGAGCAGTAGATGTTTCGGTCGATCCCACCTTACAAATCGCCGTCTTAGCAACAACTGACGGGCTAGTCCTAGTTGACGTCTCCGACCCATTATTACCGTCCATACGCGATACCCTCAGTATCAATGCGACTCAGGTCGAGGTCTTTGACGGCATTGTCTATGCAACGGCTGGTCAAGATTTGGTCTCGATTGACTTGAATACTGGAGAAGAATTACAACGGCTTAGATTGCCAGGTTTTGGTACAGTCACGGGTTTGGCGAGGGAAGGTACCGAACTGTATATCCATAACTCCAGTCAATTTTCTATTGTCGATATTTCAGATGAAAATGCACCGCAAGTTTTAGGAAATATTGGTGGCCTTAATGGCCTGGGTATTTTTGCTGCCGATGGGGTTGCCTATCTTGGTGGACGGGGTCTGAGAACCATTGATGTTTCGGACCCGACCAATCCGACTGAAATCGCCGATCCAACAACTCCGTTCATTTCCCGTAATTTTGCCTTAAATGGCTCGGGCCTAGCTCTGGTAGCCTCCGAGGCTTTAGGCTTTGGCATTTATGATGTCAGCGATCCGATCGTCACCGATAATTTCTTGTTTGGCTTCGATACACCAGGCTCAGTGCAGGATATTGCTATTGCTTCTGGTGTTGCGTTCGTCGCGGATGGGGCTGGCGACTTTCAGGTCTACAACTACTTACCTCTCGATGCTGGCGGTCAGGCTCCAGAGATAACCATTGAAATAGATATTTCACAGATTTTAGAAGGTGAAACCTTCCCAGTGAGTGTGTCAGTGAGTGATGATGTCCAAGTTCGAAATGTGGAGTTACTGATTGATGGCGAAGTGGTTCGCAATGATGTGTCTTTCCCTTTCGATTTGTTTGGCATAGCACCTCGTTTTGACGGAACTAACGATACCTTTACAGTCCAGGTCCGTGTGACAGATACAGGCGGCAATTCTGCTCTTTCCGAGCTGCTGGTCGTACAACTGGTAGAAGATGTCACACTACCAGAGATCGTTAATAGCGACACGCCGAATGGTACAGCTGCCCAAGGTAGCCCTCGCAGCATTCAGATTGATTTCTCCGAGGCATTGGATGCTAGCACTGTGAACCGCAATACCTTCAGGTTGATTGACGAGGCTGGTAATGTCGTTGATCCCTCCGACTTCCAACTGCGCAATGGCGATAGAACAGTGCGCATTACGTTTACCCTACTGGTCTCAGGGAACTACCAGTTTGTTATTGATGCAGATGCAGTGACCGATCGTGCTGGCAATCCACTAGGTGTATCAGATAGAGTGGAAACGATTCAGCTTGCTCCAGACACAGTAGCACCGCAAATCCAGTCCATTACCCCTGCAGACGGAGATATTATTGGGCAGACGGATACAATTCAGGTGGTATTCTCGGAAGCTATCAATCCTAATTCTTTTGCACTAGAGAATTTCCGCTTGGTTAATAGTACGAGTATTGTCTTAACCCCCTTAAATTTTGAATCGAGAGATGCATTTACTATTCTGAATATCACTTATGAGAAATTACCTTTTGATAGCTATCAGTTTACTATCAACGCATCGGCTGTTACTGATGAAGTTGATTTGCCTTTAGGAGATGAAGATGTTGTCACAGCTTTCTTGATCGATGATGTCTTTGACTATGGAGGATTTGATTGA
- a CDS encoding WD40 repeat domain-containing protein, with protein MTQYILMTMKFKCQNAFNLLSKFFITLFLFLFVDVYLLPKGLANSFCEDGEESIESLVQETEKLLDINQQFQALFTITKAGSRVIDTYVGCRDLLDRLYKLTVLSASDLREYNRLRVNDPLFLELSPDGNLLASYGFHRIQLWNLDGSIAAAWDRQELPGVITDLSFSPDSGLIVVGGRSQVSLIDINNLMIKSFESSADIVDRVLFSSDGRSIVGLNNKTIRSGLQGGYVERWLVENGHLLDRFVAGSEYEVLNVYLSSSIFYVAVLRYYQDRLSIELINLNNNQITELKDLENFQDFGVHRFEFSPDLNYIVLTSESGFIELRTILGDLIGLLDGFIRQGRYLERHQLLHLEFSPDSQLLATLNFDRQLKVWNVDSTARADIQLIDRQIAEETWTHGSIGAMEFSPDSQLIVYGDPNGLIRIWTISGSPLLQLDGHQSNVLDLQFSPDGQTLFSIDSNGNVIFWNPYSPLLETASDIIDVPVISYEELLGLSCNWLQDYLASNPDLSEEDRRMCDWQNP; from the coding sequence ATGACTCAATATATTTTGATGACTATGAAGTTCAAATGCCAGAATGCTTTTAACCTTCTAAGTAAATTTTTTATTACTCTATTTCTGTTCTTATTTGTAGATGTTTACTTGCTGCCGAAAGGTTTAGCTAATTCATTCTGTGAAGATGGGGAAGAATCTATTGAATCTCTTGTGCAAGAGACAGAAAAATTATTGGATATAAATCAGCAGTTTCAGGCTTTATTCACTATAACCAAAGCTGGATCTCGAGTGATTGATACATACGTTGGATGTCGGGATTTACTAGATCGCCTTTACAAGCTAACTGTTTTATCGGCATCTGATTTAAGAGAATATAATCGCTTGAGAGTTAATGATCCACTTTTTTTAGAGCTAAGTCCCGATGGTAACCTATTGGCGTCATACGGTTTTCATCGCATACAACTTTGGAATCTTGATGGCTCTATAGCTGCAGCCTGGGATCGTCAAGAACTACCAGGTGTTATTACAGACTTGAGCTTTAGTCCTGACTCTGGCTTGATTGTTGTTGGTGGGAGAAGTCAGGTATCTCTGATCGATATCAACAACCTAATGATTAAGAGTTTTGAAAGTTCTGCAGATATTGTCGATCGAGTTCTATTTAGTTCTGATGGAAGGTCGATAGTTGGACTTAACAATAAAACTATTAGATCTGGCTTACAAGGAGGATATGTTGAGAGATGGTTAGTTGAGAATGGTCATTTATTAGATAGGTTTGTTGCTGGGTCTGAGTATGAGGTTTTAAATGTATATTTAAGTTCATCTATCTTTTATGTCGCTGTTCTTCGATACTACCAAGATCGCCTTAGTATTGAGCTGATTAATTTAAATAATAACCAAATTACTGAGCTTAAAGATCTAGAGAATTTTCAGGATTTCGGTGTTCATAGATTTGAATTTAGCCCAGACTTAAATTATATTGTATTGACCAGTGAATCAGGTTTTATTGAATTACGTACAATTTTAGGTGACCTAATAGGTCTATTAGATGGCTTTATTCGCCAAGGTCGATATTTAGAACGTCATCAACTTCTGCATCTAGAGTTTAGTCCAGATAGTCAGCTACTAGCAACTTTGAATTTTGACAGGCAGCTAAAAGTCTGGAATGTTGACTCTACAGCTCGAGCTGATATACAACTGATTGATAGGCAAATAGCTGAGGAAACATGGACTCATGGTTCTATTGGGGCTATGGAATTTAGCCCTGACTCTCAACTAATAGTCTATGGCGATCCTAATGGTTTAATCCGAATTTGGACTATTAGTGGCTCACCTTTGCTGCAATTAGATGGTCATCAATCTAACGTATTAGATTTACAATTTAGCCCTGATGGGCAAACCCTCTTTTCAATTGATTCTAATGGCAATGTGATTTTTTGGAACCCCTACAGTCCTTTACTAGAAACGGCTTCAGATATCATTGATGTTCCTGTAATTAGCTATGAAGAGTTGCTTGGACTCAGTTGCAATTGGTTGCAAGACTATCTTGCATCGAATCCAGATCTGAGTGAAGAGGATCGCCGAATGTGTGATTGGCAAAACCCATGA
- a CDS encoding WD40 repeat domain-containing protein produces the protein MKNKTHYSLLTVGRSIFALGAIALISCTLTSASSGNTSCEVRAQSIEPLLEETERLLEENQQFQALVSITKAGSILIGDRTECEELGDRVYDLTIKSASNLREYNQLNTDSHWILELSPNGNFLASYNDSSIQLWQTNGSLFSSLTRHDLLEDIADLEFSPDSHSIAIGSRNQILLYHLNELRIERFKSPADFFYNVLFAPDGQSIAGLSTQSNLPFGLPGGVVEIWQINDGYVSDQFMGGIVYNILHGHFTSSSFIVAVYSSYPDRTAIELIELDGTTLTTLSDIEPLTPNVTNIVLGVKEFRISPDSKFIATGNDGGLIQLWTFTGVPIAILERHIPSNPYRTRHQVLKLEFSPDSQLLAAITFDRHLIIWKVDGSRLAEISLLDEEIDVNKYGFSHAMEFSPDGQTIAIGDREGSIRLWNIDGTPILHLDGHQSSVSDLQFSPDGQTLASIDFNGNVIFWKPNTPLLIPTPDIIEVLSIASEDLLGLSCNWLKDYLASSPDLNEGDRQMCDWQNP, from the coding sequence ATGAAAAATAAAACCCACTATTCACTCCTCACAGTAGGCCGAAGCATTTTCGCTTTGGGGGCGATCGCCCTAATAAGCTGCACTTTGACGTCAGCAAGTTCTGGAAACACCTCTTGTGAAGTTAGGGCACAATCTATTGAGCCGCTCTTAGAGGAGACAGAACGGTTGTTAGAAGAGAATCAGCAGTTTCAGGCACTAGTTAGTATTACGAAAGCTGGGAGTATCCTGATTGGCGATCGCACTGAATGTGAAGAGTTAGGCGATCGTGTATACGATTTAACTATAAAGTCAGCATCTAACTTGAGAGAATATAATCAGCTGAACACTGACTCTCACTGGATCTTAGAGCTTAGTCCAAATGGAAATTTTCTGGCTTCTTACAATGATTCTAGTATACAACTTTGGCAAACCAATGGCTCATTATTTTCTAGTTTAACTCGCCACGATTTACTTGAAGATATTGCCGATCTAGAATTTAGTCCTGATTCTCATTCAATAGCAATCGGTAGCAGAAATCAGATACTTCTTTACCATCTTAATGAATTAAGAATTGAGAGATTTAAAAGTCCTGCAGATTTTTTTTATAACGTTTTATTTGCTCCCGATGGACAATCAATCGCTGGTCTCAGTACTCAATCAAATCTACCTTTTGGATTGCCAGGAGGAGTAGTTGAAATATGGCAGATTAATGATGGCTACGTATCCGATCAATTTATGGGTGGAATTGTTTATAATATTCTACATGGACATTTTACATCGTCGAGTTTTATCGTTGCTGTTTATAGTTCCTATCCCGATCGAACTGCAATAGAGTTAATCGAGTTAGATGGCACTACTCTTACAACTCTTTCAGATATAGAGCCTTTAACTCCTAATGTGACAAATATAGTATTAGGAGTTAAAGAATTTCGGATTAGTCCAGATTCAAAGTTTATTGCTACTGGAAACGACGGAGGACTTATTCAGTTGTGGACATTTACAGGCGTACCAATTGCAATCCTCGAACGTCATATCCCAAGTAATCCATATCGAACTCGGCATCAAGTTCTAAAGCTAGAGTTTAGTCCAGATAGCCAACTACTGGCTGCAATTACTTTCGATAGGCATCTTATAATATGGAAAGTCGATGGTTCTCGGTTGGCTGAGATCTCACTTTTAGATGAGGAGATAGATGTAAATAAATACGGTTTTTCACATGCGATGGAATTTAGTCCTGATGGACAAACAATTGCCATTGGCGATCGAGAAGGTTCAATCCGCCTTTGGAATATAGATGGCACACCTATACTGCATCTCGATGGCCATCAATCTAGTGTATCGGATTTACAATTTAGCCCTGACGGACAAACTCTTGCCTCAATTGATTTCAACGGCAATGTTATTTTTTGGAAACCTAATACCCCTTTACTTATACCTACTCCAGATATCATTGAAGTGCTTTCTATAGCTTCCGAAGATCTACTTGGGCTTAGCTGCAATTGGTTGAAAGACTATCTTGCATCGAGCCCAGATCTGAATGAAGGCGATCGCCAAATGTGTGATTGGCAAAACCCATGA